In Pengzhenrongella sicca, a single genomic region encodes these proteins:
- a CDS encoding toxic anion resistance protein, protein MTDVNPSQAGAAQAAPLLPPAEPLTLTAPAAIAPVTTTAAPRMAPAVDAAALPGLDAKVASFLSTLMVAEPHSPEFAAKAGDVRTMGDIDIRNAAESSNRLLKSPVRALTEGGLASGSKVGTTLVELRRTVEDLDPSGAQGARKFLGMIPFGDKINDYFRKYQSAQSHLDAILHALRDGQDELRKDNAALNLEKGELWAAMARLNQYVYVAERLDARLAAQIAELEATDPDRARSLRDDVLFYVRQKHQDLLVQLAVSIQNYLAIDVVIKNNLELVKGVDRASTTTISALRTAVIVAQALGNQKLVLDQITALNTTTSNLIERTSAMLKDNSVRIQEQAASATIGLPQLQAAFANIYATMDAIDTFKVQALDTMAATIGTLETEVGKSRDYLDRVQQHDERVATGSLDLDGAAGSGR, encoded by the coding sequence GTGACCGACGTCAACCCGTCGCAGGCAGGCGCGGCGCAGGCTGCCCCGCTCCTTCCCCCCGCGGAGCCGCTCACGTTGACGGCGCCCGCGGCCATCGCGCCGGTGACCACGACGGCCGCCCCGCGGATGGCGCCGGCGGTCGACGCCGCGGCGCTGCCCGGCCTGGACGCGAAGGTCGCGAGCTTCCTGTCGACGCTCATGGTCGCCGAGCCGCACTCGCCGGAGTTCGCGGCCAAGGCGGGCGACGTGCGCACCATGGGCGACATCGACATCCGCAACGCGGCTGAGAGCTCGAACCGGCTGCTCAAGTCGCCGGTCCGTGCGCTGACCGAGGGTGGGCTGGCGTCCGGCTCCAAGGTCGGCACCACGCTGGTCGAGCTGCGCCGCACGGTCGAGGACCTCGACCCGTCGGGTGCCCAGGGCGCCCGGAAGTTCCTCGGGATGATCCCGTTCGGCGACAAGATCAACGACTACTTCCGCAAGTACCAGAGCGCGCAGAGCCACCTGGACGCGATCCTGCACGCCCTGCGCGACGGGCAGGACGAGCTCCGCAAGGACAACGCGGCGCTCAACCTCGAGAAGGGCGAGCTCTGGGCCGCGATGGCGCGCCTGAACCAGTACGTCTACGTCGCCGAGCGCCTCGACGCGCGCCTGGCGGCCCAGATCGCCGAGCTCGAGGCGACCGACCCGGACCGGGCCCGGTCGCTGCGCGACGACGTGCTGTTCTACGTCCGCCAGAAGCACCAGGACCTGCTCGTGCAGCTCGCGGTCTCGATCCAGAACTACCTCGCGATCGACGTCGTGATCAAGAACAACCTCGAACTGGTCAAGGGCGTCGACCGGGCGTCGACGACGACGATCTCGGCCCTGCGCACCGCCGTGATCGTCGCGCAGGCCCTGGGCAACCAGAAGCTCGTGCTCGACCAGATCACGGCGCTCAACACCACGACGTCGAACCTGATCGAGCGCACGTCGGCGATGCTCAAGGACAACTCGGTCCGGATCCAGGAGCAGGCCGCCTCGGCCACCATCGGCCTGCCCCAGCTGCAGGCGGCGTTCGCGAACATCTACGCGACGATGGACGCCATCGACACGTTCAAGGTGCAGGCGCTGGACACGATGGCGGCGACGATCGGCACGCTCGAGACCGAGGTCGGCAAGTCGCGGGACTACCTCGACCGCGTGCAGCAGCACGACGAGCGCGTCGCGACCGGCTCGCTGGACCTCGACGGCGCCGCCGGCAGCGGCCGATGA